Proteins encoded within one genomic window of Saccharomyces paradoxus chromosome V, complete sequence:
- the KRE29 gene encoding Smc5-Smc6 complex subunit KRE29 (Subunit of the SMC5-SMC6 complex~similar to YER038C), giving the protein MRRRQESQMGSVNSSPNKEFEIVPDSQISGFDSPLIPTSVGSNFRDDDDDEKMQPNFISDTENDDLDSDEEFSSLEHSDLNLPSTNAEFEDDYDPILKRTIISKRKAPGNDEGEEILKTPKRLINYVPLKNFNLGDSFDNTITTKVAKLQDLKKEILDSPRRNTNIVITSNTVAKSDLQKSIKFAGFIPEIYLDLITKETISDKYKDWYFISENCHYEELMDLEMKDMDYSFFFGSTSFQGNVPEFVRLKCPDITNLLVLFGVNQEKCNSLKINYEEKENAKHDNLCTIFPANKMLKFLMYYYNDDENAKEVFLRAFICLILDRNVFNAMESDHRVCFKVLELFDETYFINLYFEIVSKNDFFLHYRLLQIFPNLQNALLRRRFNENQGQIETMRQNLINEFNELFDCKNYKNLLYFILTMYGSRFIPFGPKSQVTEYFKDCILDISNETTNDVEISILKGILNLFSKIR; this is encoded by the coding sequence ATGCGTAGAAGACAAGAGTCGCAAATGGGAAGCGTGAACTCATCCCCAAATAAGGAGTTTGAAATTGTGCCAGATTCACAAATTTCTGGGTTTGATTCCCCTTTGATACCGACCAGTGTAGGCAGTAACTTTCgcgatgacgatgacgatgagAAGATGCAACCTAACTTTATCAGCGATACTGAAAACGACGATTTGGATAGTGATGAAGAGTTTTCTAGTCTAGAACACAGCGATTTAAATCTTCCTAGTACCAATGCGGAGTTTGAAGACGATTATGATCCGATCTTAAAGAGAACCATCATCTCCAAAAGGAAAGCTCCAGGCAATGACGAAGGTGAAGAGATTTTGAAGACGCCCAAGAGATTAATCAATTACGtccctttgaaaaatttcaatctAGGTGACAGTTTCGATAACACGATCACTACTAAAGTGGCAAAGTTACAagacttgaaaaaagaaatattggATTCACCTCGAAGGAATACGAACATAGTGATAACTAGTAACACCGTAGCAAAGAGTGACTTACAGAAAAGCATAAAGTTTGCCGGGTTTATCCCGGAAATTTATCTGGATTTAATCACAAAGGAAACCATATCAGATAAGTATAAAGATTGGTATTTCATCTCTGAAAACTGCCATTATGAGGAGTTGATGGATTtggaaatgaaagataTGGACtattcattcttttttggtaGCACTAGTTTTCAAGGTAACGTTCCTGAATTTGTTCGCTTGAAATGTCCCGACATCACGAACTTACTAGTCTTATTTGGTGTCAACCAAGAAAAGTGCAACTCATTAAAAATCAATTAcgaggaaaaggaaaatgcCAAGCACGATAACTTATGCACAATTTTCCCCGCCAACAAAATgctcaaatttttgatgtattattataatgatgatgaaaatgctaAGGAGGTCTTTCTAAGAGCTTTCATATGTTTAATTTTGGATAGAAATGTTTTCAACGCCATGGAATCAGATCACAGGGTGTGTTTTAAAGTTTTGGAATTATTTGATGAGACCTATTTCATAAATTtgtattttgaaattgtgTCCAAaaacgatttttttttacattaTAGGTTACTACAAATCTTCCCCAACCTACAAAACGCATTACTCAGAAGACGCTTTAATGAAAATCAAGGCCAAATTGAAACTATGCGGCAAAATTTAATCAATGAATTTAACGAATTGTTTGACTGTAAAAACTATAAAAATCTactatattttattttaacgATGTATGGTTCGAGATTTATTCCTTTTGGTCCCAAATCTCAAGTCACAGAATACTTCAAAGACTGTATATTGGATATTTCTAATGAAACGACAAATGACGTTGAAATTTCTATTTTGAAGGGAATAttaaatttgttttctaaAATCAGGTGA
- the HVG1 gene encoding putative GDP-mannose transporter: MNKNKHEWTESVANSGPISILSYCASSILMTVTNKFVVNLANFNMNFVMLFVQSLVCTMTLCILRAVGVANFRSLNRTDVKSWFPISLLLVLMIYTSSKSLQYLAVPIYTIFKNLTIILIAYGEVLFFGGKVTSMELISFIMMVLSSVVATWGDQQAIAIKASPLGDLDQELVDSTIFVLNPGYLWMFTNCISSALFVLIMRKRIRLTNFKDYDTMFYNNVLALPLLLVFSFIMEDWSANNLSVNLSADSLAAMVISGLMSVGISYCSGWCVRVTSSTTYSMVGALNKLPIALVGLMFFDAPKNFLSFFSIFLGFLSGLLYAVAKQKKIQQQKVVLTTSEK, translated from the coding sequence atgaacaagaataaGCATGAATGGACTGAATCGGTGGCGAATTCCGGGCCGATTTCGATCCTATCTTACTGCGCGTCCTCGATTTTGATGACAGTGACGAACAAATTCGTGGTCAACTTGGCCAACTTCAACATGAACTTCGTAATGTTGTTCGTACAATCGCTGGTGTGTACTATGACGCTATGCATCCTACGTGCTGTAGGTGTTGCTAATTTTCGGTCTTTGAACAGGACTGATGTGAAGAGCTGGTTTCCGATTTCTTTGCTGCTCGTGTTGATGATCTATACTTCATCCAAAAGCTTACAGTACCTTGCCGTGCCTATCTACACGATTTTTAAGAATCTGACGATAATCCTCATCGCCTATGGCGAAGtacttttctttggtgGAAAAGTCACTTCTATGGAGTTGATATCGTTCATTATGATGGTACTTTCATCCGTAGTGGCCACCTGGGGCGACCAGCAGGCCATTGCAATCAAGGCATCACCTCTGGGAGACCTTGATCAGGAACTTGTTGACTCGACCATCTTTGTGTTGAATCCGGGGTACCTTTGGATGTTTACCAACTGTATCTCGTCCGCATTGTTCGTTTTGATCATGCGGAAGAGAATTCGGCTAACTAACTTTAAAGATTACGACACCATGTTTTATAACAACGTTCTGGCGTTACCTTTGCTgcttgttttttctttcattatgGAAGACTGGTCCGCAAATAATTTGTCTGTGAACTTGTCTGCTGACTCACTGGCAGCCATGGTCATCAGCGGGCTGATGTCCGTGGGAATATCGTACTGTTCCGGCTGGTGTGTTCGTGTAACTTCCTCCACGACGTATTCTATGGTTGGAGCTTTGAACAAACTGCCCATAGCTTTGGTCGGATTGATGTTCTTTGACGCTccaaaaaactttttgtctttcttttccatctTCCTAGGATTTCTGTCTGGCCTCCTGTATGCAGTGGctaaacagaaaaagatacaGCAGCAGAAAGTTGTATTAACCACTTCTGAGAAATGA
- the SAH1 gene encoding adenosylhomocysteinase (S-adenosyl-L-homocysteine hydrolase~similar to YER043C), protein MSAPAQNYKIADISLAAFGRKEIELAEHEMPGLMAIRKAYGDVQPLKGARVAGCLHMTIQTAVLIETLVALGAEVTWSSCNIYSTQDHAAAAIAASGVPVFAWKGETEEEYLWCIEQQLFAFKDNKKLNLILDDGGDLTTLVHEKHPEMLEDCFGLSEETTTGVHHLYRMVKEGKLKVPAINVNDSVTKSKFDNLYGCRESLVDGIKRATDVMLAGKVAVVAGYGDVGKGCAAALRGMGARVLVTEIDPINALQAAMEGYQVVTMEDASHVGQVFVTTTGCRDIINGEHFINMPEDAIVCNIGHFDIEIDVAWLKANAKECINIKPQVDRYLLSSGRHVILLANGRLVNLGCATGHSSFVMSCSFSNQVLAQIALFKSNDKSFREKHIEFQKTGPFEVGVHVLPKILDEAVAKFHLGNLGVRLTKLSAVQSEYLGIPEEGPFKADHYRY, encoded by the coding sequence ATGTCTGCTCCAGCTCAAAACTACAAAATCGCCGATATCTCTCTAGCTGCCTTCGGTAGAAAGGAAATCGAATTGGCTGAACATGAAATGCCTGGTTTGATGGCCATCAGAAAGGCCTACGGTGACGTCCAACCTTTGAAAGGTGCCCGTGTTGCCGGTTGTTTGCATATGACCATCCAAACTGCTGTTTTGATTGAAACTTTGGTCGCTTTGGGTGCTGAAGTTACCTGGTCTTCTTGTAACATCTACTCGACTCAAGACCATGCCGCTGCTGCTATTGCCGCTTCCGGTGTCCCAGTTTTTGCCTGGAAGGGTGAAACTGAGGAAGAATATTTGTGGTGTATTGAACAACAATTGTTCGCTTTCAAGGAcaacaagaaattgaacTTGATCTTGGATGATGGTGGTGATTTGACCACTTTAGTTCATGAAAAGCACCCAGAAATGTTGGAAGACTGTTTCGGTCTTTCCGAAGAAACAACCACTGGTGTTCACCACTTATACAGAATGGTCAAAGAAGGTAAGTTAAAGGTTCCTGCCATCAACGTTAACGATTCTGTCACTAAGTCCAAGTTCGACAACTTGTACGGCTGTAGAGAATCCTTGGTTGACGGTATTAAGAGAGCCACTGATGTCATGTTGGCTGGTAaggttgctgttgttgccGGTTACGGTGATGTCGGTAAGGGTTGTGCTGCTGCCTTAAGAGGAATGGGTGCTCGTGTCTTAGTTACCGAAATTGACCCAATCAACGCTCTACAAGCTGCTATGGAAGGCTACCAAGTTGTTACTATGGAAGATGCATCCCACGTTGGTCAAGTTTTTGTTACCACCACTGGTTGTAGGGATATCATCAATGGTGAACATTTCATCAACATGCCAGAAGATGCCATTGTTTGTAATATCGGCCATTTCGATATCGAAATCGATGTCGCTTGGTTAAAGGCTAACGCTAAGGAATGTATTAACATCAAACCACAAGTTGATCGTTACTTGTTGTCTTCCGGTAGACACGTCATCTTGTTGGCTAACGGTAGATTGGTTAACCTAGGTTGTGCTACTGGTCACTCCTCTTTTGTTATGTCTTGTTCATTCTCCAACCAAGTCTTAGCTCAAATTGCTTTGTTCAAGTCTAACGATAAGTCCTTCAGAGAAAAGCACATTGAATTCCAAAAGACTGGCCCATTCGAAGTTGGCGTGCATGTTTTGCCAAAGATCTTGGACGAAGCTGTTGCTAAGTTCCACTTGGGCAACTTGGGTGTTAGATTGACTAAGTTGAGCGCAGTCCAATCTGAATACTTGGGTATCCCAGAAGAAGGTCCATTTAAAGCTGACCACTACAGATACTGA
- the GLN3 gene encoding nitrogen-responsive transcriptional regulator GLN3 (Transcriptional activator of genes regulated by nitrogen catabolite r~similar to YER040W) yields MQDDPENSKLYDLLNSHLDVHGRSSEEPRQTGDSRSQSSSNTGENEDDIAFTGGLNGGTFDSMLEALPDDLYFTDFVSPFTAAATTSVTTKTVKETLPATNHMEDDIAMFDSLATTQPIDIAASNQQNGEIAQLWDFNVDQFNMTPSNSSGSATISAPNSFTSDIPQYHHGSLGNSVSKSSLFPYNASTSNSNINQPSNPINNNSSTNAQSHHSFNIYKLQNNNSSSSAMNIANNNNSNSNIQHPFLKKNDSMGLSSSNTTNSVRKNSLIKPMSSTSLANFKRAASVSSSISNMEPSGQNKKPLIQCFNCKTFKTPLWRRSPEGNTLCNACGLFQKLHGTMRPLSLKSDVIKKRISKKRAKQTDSNIGQNTPNAPTTASTPVTTTNAKPIRSRKKSLQQNSLSRVIPEEIISDNISNTNNILNVNRGGYNFNSVPSPVLMNSQSYNNSNANFNGASNANLNSNNLMRHNSNTVTPNFRRSSRRSSTSSNTSSSSKSSSRSVVPILPKPSPNSANSQQFNMNMNLMNTTNNKSAGNSVASSPRIISSANFNSNSPLQQNLLSSSFQRQGMNIPRRKMSRNASYSSSFMAASLQQLHEQQQVDVNSNTNTNSNRQNWNASNSVSANSRSSNFVTQKPNFDIFNTPVDSPSVSRPSSRKSHTSLLSQQLQNSESNSFTSNHKYSNRLSSDSTSPIKYEADASTGGKISEDNSTKGSKESSAIADELDWLKFGI; encoded by the coding sequence ATGCAAGACGACCCCGAAAATTCGAAGCTGTACGACCTGCTGAATAGTCATCTGGACGTGCACGGTCGAAGTAGTGAAGAGCCGAGACAAACAGGTGACAGTAGGAGCCAGAGTAGCAGTAATACCGGCGAAAACGAGGATGATATAGCATTTACCGGCGGATTAAACGGCGGCACATTCGACTCAATGCTAGAGGCACTGCCCGATGATTTATATTTTACGGACTTCGTATCTCCTTTTACAGCAGCTGCCACGACCAGCGTCACCACCAAGACGGTCAAGGAAACTCTACCAGCTACCAATCATATGGAAGATGATATTGCAATGTTTGATTCACTTGCCACAACTCAGCCCATCGACATTGCCGCTTCTAACCAACAAAATGGTGAAATTGCACAACTTTGGGATTTTAACGTGGACCAATTCAACATGACGCCAAGCAACTCGAGCGGTTCTGCAACTATTAGTGCACCCAATAGCTTTACTTCTGATATACCGCAATACCATCACGGTTCGCTCGGCAATAGTGTCTCCAAATCTTCGTTGTTCCCGTACAATGCCAGCACATCCAACAGCAACATCAATCAGCCATCTAATCCTATCAACAACAACTCGAGCACTAACGCGCAGTCACACCACTCGTTCAACATCTACAAGCTACAGAACAATAactcatcttcatctgcCATGAACATTgccaataataataacagtaaTAGCAATATTCAGCAtccttttttgaagaaaaatgattCGATGGGGTTATCTTCATCCAACACAACAAACTCTGTGAGAAAAAACTCACTTATTAAGCCAATGTCGTCCACGTCGCTGGCCAATTTTAAAAGAGCTGCCTCGGTATCTTCCAGTATATCAAATATGGAACCATCGggacaaaataaaaaacctCTGATACAATGTTTTAATTGTAAAACCTTTAAGACACCACTTTGGAGGAGAAGCCCAGAGGGGAACACTCTTTGCAATGCGTGCGgtcttttccaaaaattacATGGTACCATGAGGCCATTATCTTTAAAATCGGACGTTATCAAAAAGAGAATTTCGAAGAAAAGGGCCAAACAAACAGACTCGAACATTGGGCAAAATACTCCAAATGCACCTACAACCGCCTCGACGCCAGTGACTACTACAAATGCCAAACCCATACGATCGAGGAAAAAATCACTACAGCAAAACTCTTTATCTAGAGTAATACCTGAAGAAATCATCAGTGATAACATCAGTAATACCAATAATATCCTTAACGTAAATAGAGGAGGCTATAACTTCAACTCAGTTCCCTCTCCAGTCCTCATGAACAGCCAATCATATAATAACAGTAACGCAAATTTTAATGGAGCAAGCAATGCAAATTTGAATTCTAATAACTTAATGCGTCACAATTCAAATACTGTTACTCCTAACTTTAGAAGGTCCTCAAGACGAAGTAGTACTTCATCGAACACCTCGAGCTCTAGCAAATCTTCATCCAGGTCTGTTGTTCCGATATTACCAAAACCTTCTCCTAATAGTGCGAATTCACAGCAGTTCAACATGAACATGAACCTAATGAATACAACAAATAACAAAAGTGCAGGAAATAGTGTCGCATCTTCACCAAGAATTATATCGTCCGCAAACTTTAACTCAAATAGCCCTCTACAACAGAATCTATTATCAAGTTCTTTCCAACGACAAGGAATGAATATaccaagaagaaagatgTCACGCAACGCATCATACTCCTCATCGTTTATGGCTGCGTCTTTACAACAACTGCATGAACAGCAACAAGTGGACGTGAATTCTAACACAAACACGAATTCCAATAGACAGAATTGGAATGCAAGCAATAGCGTTTCTGCAAACTCAAGATCGTCAAATTTTGTCACCCAAAaaccaaattttgatattttcaacaCTCCTGTAGATTCGCCGAGTGTTTCAAGaccttcttcaagaaaatcacATACTTCATTGTTATCGCAACAATTGCAAAACTCAGAATCGAATTCGTTTACTTCGAATCACAAATATAGCAATAGACTTTCAAGTGATTCTACTTCACCTATCAAATATGAAGCAGATGCGAGTACAGGCGGAAAAATTAGTGAGGATAATTCCACAAAGGGATCTAAAGAAAGTTCAGCAATTGCTGACGAATTGGATTGGTTAAAGTTTGGCATATGA
- the MXR1 gene encoding peptide-methionine-S-sulfoxide reductase (Methionine-S-sulfoxide reductase~similar to YER042W), with protein sequence MSSLISKTIKYDPAKDKLITLACGCFWGTEHIYRKYLNDRIVDCKVGYANGEESKKDSPSSVSYKRVCGGDTEFAEVLQVSYNPKVITLKELTDFFFRIHDPTTSNSQGPDQGTQYRSGLFAHSDADLKELTKIKAEWQPKWGNKIATVIEPIKNFYDAEEYHQLYLDKNPQGYACPTHYLRDI encoded by the coding sequence ATGTCATCACTTATTTCCAAAACTATTAAGTACGACCCAGCGAAGGATAAATTAATCACATTAGCATGTGGGTGCTTTTGGGGTACAGAGCACATTTATAGGAAGTACTTGAATGACCGTATAGTGGATTGTAAAGTAGGCTATGCTAATGGGGAAGAGTCTAAAAAGGATAGCCCTTCTAGTGTCTCGTATAAAAGAGTCTGTGGCGGTGATACGGAATTTGCGGAGGTTCTGCAAGTATCCTATAATCCCAAAGTGATAACTCTGAAAGAATTAACggattttttctttagaatCCATGATCCCACCACATCTAATTCACAAGGACCTGATCAGGGTACGCAGTACCGTAGTGGATTGTTTGCTCATTCAGATGCGGatttaaaagaattaaCTAAAATAAAGGCAGAATGGCAACCAAAATGGGGTAATAAGATTGCCACAGTTATTGAGCCAATCAAGAACTTTTACGATGCTGAAGAATACCACCAGCTGTACCTGGATAAGAATCCACAGGGGTATGCATGCCCTACTCATTATTTAAGAGACATTTAG
- the PHM8 gene encoding bifunctional nucleotidase/lysophosphatidic acid phosphatase (Lysophosphatidic acid (LPA) phosphatase, nucleotidase~similar to YER037W), with the protein MTFAKDYRTVYRNQIKKQIRLNQEHLQSLTHLGSQINFEVDPPKFPDPDPARKVFFFDIDNTLYRKSTKVQLLMQQSLSNFFKYELGFDDEEAERLIESYYEEYGLSVKGLIKNKQIDDVLQYNTFIDDSLPLQDYLKPDWKLRELLINLKKKKLGKFDKLWLFTNSYKNHAIRCVRILGIADLFDGITYCHYDRPIEEEFICKPDPKFFEIAKLQSGLSSFANAWFIDDNESNVQTALGMGMSHVIHLIEDYQYDSENIITKDHENKQQFSILKDILEIPLIMDIDVYRPSSIAIKEMEELEEEGEAVNWSNQQINVQSS; encoded by the coding sequence ATGACTTTCGCTAAAGATTACAGAACAGTTTATAGAAACCAAATTAAGAAACAGATACGACTAAATCAGGAGCATTTGCAGAGCTTGACGCATTTAGGCTCCCAAATCAATTTCGAGGTGGATCCTCCTAAATTTCCGGATCCGGATCCTGCTCGAAAagtgtttttctttgatatcgATAACACTTTGTACAGGAAATCTACAAAGGTACAATTGCTCATGCAACAATCGCTATCGAACTTCTTCAAGTACGAATTGggttttgatgatgaagaagcagaGCGTCTGATCGAATCGTACTACGAAGAATATGGATTATCAGTGAAGGGTttaataaagaataaacaAATTGATGATGTCTTACAATACAACACATTCATCGATGATTCCTTACCTTTACAAGACTATCTGAAGCCTGATTGGAAATTAAGGGAGCTACTGATcaatttaaagaagaagaagctcGGCAAATTTGATAAACTGTGGCTGTTTACAAACTCGTACAAAAATCATGCCATCAGATGTGTTAGAATATTAGGTATTGCTGATCTGTTTGACGGCATAACATACTGCCATTACGACAGACCTATCGAGGAAGAGTTCATTTGCAAACCAGATCCAAAATTCTTCGAGATAGCTAAACTGCAAAGTGGGTTATCGAGCTTCGCAAATGCCTGGTTTATTGATGACAACGAGAGCAACGTGCAGACCGCGTTGGGCATGGGGATGAGCCATGTTATTCATTTGATAGAAGATTACCAGTACGACtcagaaaatattattacaaaGGACCATGAAAATAAGCAACAATTTTCTATATTGAAAGACATCCTCGAGATTCCATTGATAATGGACATTGATGTTTACCGTCCATCGTCTATCGCCATAAAGGAAATGGAAGAGTTGGAAGAAGAGGGGGAAGCAGTCAACTGGTCAAATCAACAGATCAATGTTCAGTCATCATAA
- the ERG28 gene encoding Erg28p (Endoplasmic reticulum membrane protein~similar to YER044C), giving the protein MFSIQDVITTTKTTLATMPKGYLPKWLLFISIVSVFNSIQTYVSGLELTRKVYERKPTETTHLSARTFGTWTFISCVIRFYGAMYLNEPHIFELVFMSYMVALFHFGSELLIFRTCKLGKGFMGPLVVSTTSLVWMYNQREYYTGVAW; this is encoded by the coding sequence ATGTTCAGCATCCAAGACGTAATAACTACAACCAAGACTACCTTGGCAACAATGCCAAAGGGTTACTTACCAAAATGGTtacttttcatttccattGTATCCGTCTTCAATTCCATCCAGACTTATGTTTCTGGTTTGGAATTAACACGTAAAGTCTACGAAAGAAAGCCAACCGAAACAACCCATTTGAGTGCAAGAACATTCGGTACTTGGACCTTTATTTCCTGTGTCATCAGATTCTATGGGGCTATGTACTTGAATGAACCAcacatttttgaattagtCTTCATGTCTTATATGGTTGCCCTTTTCCACTTTGGCTCCGAATTATTGATCTTCAGAACTTGTAAGTTAGGAAAGGGGTTCATGGGTCCATTGGTTGTTTCAACCACCTCTTTGGTTTGGATGTACAATCAAAGAGAATACTACACCGGTGTTGCTTGGTAA
- the YEN1 gene encoding crossover junction endodeoxyribonuclease (Holliday junction resolvase~similar to YER041W), with the protein MGVPQIWEFLKPYLQDSRIPLRKFVIDFNKSQKRPPRIAIDAYGWLFECGFIQNTDIRTRSRSRSRSTSPMRSPRETNIDSSQEYHGNRGYTTTGKAVLNFISRLKELLSLNVEFLLVFDGIMKPSFKRKFNQEHNATCYNDEKEYYLNWEQHVKNHEVYGNCQGLIAPSDPEFITLVRKLLDLMNISYVLACGEGEAQCVWLQVSGTVDFILSNDSDTLVFGGGKILKNYSKFYDDFGPTSITSHSPSRHYDSKEPFVTVIDLPRINQVAHMKFDRLSLLFFSVLLGADYNRGIKGLGKSKSLQLAQCKDPNFSMEFYDIFKDFKVEDSNSESLRKSRYRTFQKRLYSYCKNHSVKLFGRNYSVLLNQGSFEGWPSTVAIMHYFHPIVQPYFDEKVLSNKYINMSGNRNYRSLNFNELKYFLQSLNLPQISSFDKWFHDSIHEMFLLREFLSYDESDSIGKGYMRITEEKTVSIDGDKFQISCFKVRYTTFLPNIPISSQSPLKRNNSPSRSKSPTRRQMDIMEHPNSFWLPKHLIPQSHPLVIHYYETQQIALRKKEKKGKKTIKTRPLQKNNLDEFLRMHTSPIKNIEKVGESRKRILEPVKKKLFVDADEDTSLEEIPAPIISTVTDEHTDDGDDSLIFVDEVTSSQTVLDNSPGKRLRDLMHGDEVEIEKDIIEISPMKKSRTSIDEKKSSASELKSNLSSAANIHLQSTEMLPPNLTSLRLEREHSSVLDQLVTDAQDTFDQFVACDSDSSSNIE; encoded by the coding sequence ATGGGTGTCCCACAAATATGGGAATTTTTAAAGCCGTATCTTCAAGATTCCAGAATTCCGTTACGAAAATTTGTCATAGACTTTAATAAATCGCAAAAAAGACCTCCAAGAATCGCAATTGACGCGTATGGATGGCTGTTTGAATGTGGATTCATCCAGAATACAGATATAAGAACCAGATCCAGATCCAGATCAAGGTCAACGAGTCCTATGCGATCACCGCGGGAAACTAACATTGACAGTAGTCAAGAGTACCATGGCAACAGAGGCTATACTACTACAGGAAAGGCTGTGTTAAACTTCATATCTCGATTGAAGGAACTACTGAGCTTGAATGTGGAATTCTTACTCGTATTTGATGGAATCATGAAACCCTCCTTTAAAAGGAAATTTAACCAGGAACATAACGCTACTTGTTATAATGACGAAAAAGAGTACTATTTAAATTGGGAACAGCATGTCAAAAATCATGAAGTTTATGGCAATTGTCAAGGGTTGATAGCGCCATCCGACCCGGAATTCATTACTCTTGTACGGAAATTATTGGACTTGATGAACATTTCATATGTACTCGCATGTGGAGAGGGAGAAGCCCAGTGCGTTTGGTTGCAAGTTTCTGGAACTGTGGATTTCATTTTAAGTAACGATTCAGATACCCTCGTGTTTGGAGGGGggaaaattctgaaaaacTACTCGAAGTTCTACGATGATTTTGGCCCAACTTCAATAACTTCTCACAGTCCTAGTAGACATTACGATAGTAAAGAACCTTTTGTTACTGTTATAGATCTACCCAGAATTAATCAAGTAGCACACATGAAGTTCGATCGCCTGTCTCTCTTGTTTTTCAGCGTGCTATTAGGTGCTGATTACAATCGTGGAATTAAGGGGTTAGGTAAAAGCAAATCTTTACAATTGGCTCAATGCAAGGACCCTAACTTTTCCATGGAATTTTATGacattttcaaagatttcaagGTAGAAGACTCGAATTCAGAGAGTTTAAGAAAGTCTCGGTATAGaacatttcaaaaaagattatACTCATATTGCAAGAATCATTCTGTCAAGCTATTTGGGAGAAATTATTCTGTTTTATTGAATCAAGGTTCATTTGAAGGTTGGCCATCAACTGTCGCAATTATGCACTATTTCCACCCCATTGTCCAACCGTATTTCGATGAAAAAGTTCTCAGTAATAAATACATAAATATGTCTGGAAACAGAAACTACAGAAGCTTaaatttcaatgaattgaaatattttttacaaagTTTGAATTTGCCTCAAATTTCTAGCTTCGATAAATGGTTCCATGATTCTATACACGAGATGTTTCTATTAAGAGAATTTCTATCATATGATGAGTCTGATAGTATAGGCAAAGGTTACATGAGGattactgaagaaaaaacggTGAGCATAGACGGTgacaaatttcaaatttcatGTTTTAAAGTACGGTATACGACCTTCTTGCCTAATATACCCATTTCTTCTCAATCCCCTTTGAAGCGCAATAATTCTCCTAGCAGGAGCAAGAGCCCCACACGACGTCAAATGGATATAATGGAACACCCTAATAGTTTTTGGTTACCCAAGCATTTAATACCTCAATCGCATCCATTGGTAATTCATTATTATGAAACACAGCAAATTGCACtcaggaaaaaagaaaagaaaggtaaaaaaacGATCAAGACTCGGCCATTGCAGAAGAATAACTTGGATGAGTTTTTAAGAATGCATACATCGCCAATTAAGAATATCGAAAAGGTGGGCGAATCGAGGAAACGAATCCTGGAACctgtaaaaaagaagctttTTGTAGATGCAGACGAAGACACAAGCCTGGAAGAAATACCAGCCCCCATAATATCAACCGTCACAGATGAGCACACCGATGATGGCGATGATTCATTGATTTTTGTTGATGAGGTTACAAGTAGCCAAACAGTTTTAGATAATTCACCCGGTAAGAGACTTCGGGATCTCATGCATGGTGATGAGGTTGAAATTGAGAAGGACATAATAGAAATATCACCAATGAAAAAGTCAAGAACTAGTATagatgagaaaaaatcCTCAGCGTCCGAATTGAAGTCGAACTTAAGTTCCGCAGCCAATATTCATCTGCAAAGTACCGAGATGTTGCCCCCAAATTTGACCAGTTTAAGGTTAGAAAGAGAGCACTCATCTGTCCTTGACCAGCTTGTCACAGACGCCCAAGATACATTCGACCAGTTTGTAGCTTGTGACAGTGACAGCAGTAGTAACATTGAATGA